The nucleotide sequence TTTTGAGGCCGGTCGCGACCAGCCTTGGGCGATTACCGATGCGCCGGCGGACTACATCACCCGAATGCTGAACGGGGTTCGCGGCTTTCACATCGACATCAGCGACATTCAGGCCAAATGGAAACTCAGCCAAAACCGCCCGCCCCAAGACCAACGCCAGGTCAAAGCCGGCCTCGGCGAGCACCCCTTGGCGCAGTGGATGCTTACGTAACCGCCAGCCACAAAAAAGCCGGCGACTGCCGGCTTTTTTATCCGCGCTGAAGCGCCTTAGGCGTTCGCGAACAAGTACTTAACGCGGCGATCAACCGTGTCGGTTTCCTGGTAAATGTGGTCGCCGTTTTTCAGCTGCTTCAAGGCCCGAAAGATCGACGCACGCGACACTTCTTTAAAAATTGGCTGGTCTTCCAACTCCGAAGAAACCACTTTTTGTTCGTTCTTTTGACAAAACGCAATGTACTCCAAAATCGAGCGTTCCAGCTCCGACAAGTCAGAGAGGCCCATGGCCGTTTCCATTTCATGAAGCGTCGCACGCAGCGAATACAAAAGTGTGAGTTCAGATTTTTGTGTCATTTTTTCCATCACTAGTTACCCTCGGGCCTCCGCCGAGACAAAAGCACCCTAACATTGGTCCGACCACTTGACCAGTGCATGCGTACCCACTCGGCGGCAATGATTAACCTATAGTCACCGTAGCTCTCAACAAGACACAAAGATATGTCCCATTGTTCTAAGTAACGACTGGTTATCAAATCTAGCTTACGGACCTGGTTTACGCGGCAATACGAACTCGACGTCCGATGTATGGGCCGCTTGCATCAACTTTACCGCCACCTGACGCGCTGGGCGCTGGCCAAAAATCACCTCATGCAGACCTTCAACGATTGGCATAACGACATCTAAGGCTTGTGCTTTGGCGTGCACCAGCTCCAACGTGTTGATGCCCTCTGCCACTTGACCAATTTCGGCTTCGGCCTCGACCAGGGTCTTGCCCTGGCCCAGTAACCAGCCCACTCGGTAGTTGCGACTGAGCGGACTAGTGCAGGTCACCATCAAATCGCCGACACCCGCCAAACCCAAAAAGGTCATCGGATTTCCACCTAAATAGGATGCCAACCGGCTCATTTCGGCCAGTGCGCGGGTAATTAATGCGGCTTGGGTATTGGACCCCACCTGCAACGCAGCAGCCAGACCGCTGGCGATTGCGTAGATGTTTTTCAACGAACCGCCGAGCTCGACACTGATCCGATCCGTCGCACTGTATAGGCGCAGGTACTTATTCGACAGAGCCGCCCGCGCCAGATCACGCAGGCTACCGTCGGGGCTGGCAATGACCGAGGCCGTCAGGTGACGCTGGGCAATTTCGGCGGCCAAGTTCGGGCCACTCAAGACCCCCACCGGGTAGCCTGGGCAGGCCGCCTCAATGACCTCACTCATCAACAAAAATCCATCCGCCTGGATGCCCTTGGTGGTACTGATTAAACCAACACCGGCTGGCAAATACGGTGCGACCTGGCGGCAGACCGCGGCCATGGCTTTGCTCGGCACACTCAAAATCACCAAGTCCGCTTCAGCCACACACGCGGCCAGGTCATGCGTCGCCAGTATCCCGGCGCCGAGGGTCAGCTCGGGGTGATAACGCGGATTGCAGCCTTGTGTGTTAATGGTCCGGGCTTGCTCCGCCGTGTGACACCACAGGCTAACGCGGTGCTGATTGGCCGCCGCCACGCTAGCCAAAACCGTTCCAAAACTACCGGCGCCAATAACAGATACGTGCATAGTCAACTCGAGCAACTAACGGCAAGGTGCCGCATGGATTCAGGGGGCGGCGAATCCCAACGCGGGTCCGCCTCATCAAAGGGATTAAACAGTGCATCGCAAGCACGTTGGGCGGCGGCCCAATCGCCGCCCTCGCCGAACTCGATGATCTGCTGACAGATCCAGTTGCGCGGTACCCGGCGTGGGTTGGTCAGGCACAGGGCACGGGCGCGCGCGTCAAAGTCATCAACGCAGTCATGCAGCGTCGCCAACCATGCGTCCAGCGCCGGTCGCTGGGCGTCACTGAACAGCCCCGCCAAACGCGCATAGTGGCCGTCGCTGCGCCCTCGATACTCGGCCTGATATCGATACGCGAGCGTGTGATCGACGCCTAGCTCCAACAGGCCAAGCCACTGAAACAAAGCCTCCTCCGAAACCGGGCCCAAGCGCGCATGCAAACAATCGCGGAACGCGCTGCGGTAACAGTCGTCAAACGCACCAATCGCGGCGCGTAGCGGCTCGACCCCGGCCAACGGAATCAGTGCTTCGGCCAGACACGCCAGATTCCACTTCATCACCCCCGGTTGATTCTCGAAGCGGTAACGCCCCTGATGGTCACTGTGATTGCACACATGCGTCGGGTCGTGCTGGTCGAGGAACCCAAATGGGCCGTAATCCAGAGTATCGCCGATGATCGAGGTATTGTCGGTGTTCATGACACCGTGACAAAAACCGAGCGTCTGCCACTGCGCCACCAAACCTGCATTGCGGCTCAGCGACTCGTTGAACAAGGCCAATGCGGGATTAGCCCCACCTTCGATGCCGAAACGGGTCAGCACGTGATCGACTAGTTGCGCCAGCGGATCGAGCTGGCCCTGGGTCTGAAAATACTCGAAGTGGCCCAATCGCACGTGGGTACGCGCCAACCGCAACAAACTGGCGGCACGCTCGATGCGTTCTCGCTGAACCGGGGTGTCGGACACGGCCAACAGCGCCGCCCGCGACGTTGGCACCGACACAGCGGCCATGAACTCAGACCCGATAAACTCTCGTACGCTGGAGCGAACCACCGCGCGCCCGTCACCAAAACGACTGTAGGGGGTTTGGCCGGCGCCCTTGAGGTGCAAATCCCAGCCATTGACCTCGCCAATCAGCAGGCCGCGACCATCGCCCAGGCGTGGGCTAAAGCCACCAAACTGATGCCCGGCGTAGACTTGGGCAACCGGATCAGCGCCTTGGGGTAAGGCGTGTGCGCCCATCAGGGCGAGGGTTTCGTCGGATCCCGAGTCGAGTCCGATCAGCGCGCACGCACGGGCGCTGGTTAGGCCAAACGAAGGGTTTAACAGTGGGGTCGGTGTGACCCGGGTAAAGAAGCCCTCGCCCAGACGGGCGAAGGCGTTGTCGAATGCCAGCGGCATTAGCCGAGTAGGTCTTCGCTCGGGCGTTCCGACGGCAGCTTGCGATTGATATAGCCTTCGATCGCAGGGATCAGGTGACCGTCATCTTCGTCGGCAAAGCTGATGCTAGTGCCCTCACTACCGGCACGACCAGTACGACCGATGCGGTGCACGTAGTCCTCGGCTTCCTCGGGCAGCGTGAAATTGACTACATGGCCGACCCCGTCAATGTGAATGCCTCGGCCGGCAACGTCGGTCGCTACGAGTACGCGAACCCGCCCTTCTTTGAAGTTTTCCAGCGTCGAGATACGTTTTTTCTGGGGCACGTCGCCGGACAGCTCAGCCGCCTCGATACCGTCTTTTTGCAGCCGCGTCGCCAACCGATTAACGATCGTGCGGCGGTTCGCAAACACCATCACTTTATGCAGGTCGCCCTTCAAAATCAGGTTTTTGAGCAGGTTGTACTTATCGTCCGCGGTGGTGATATAGACAATCTGTTCGACGGTGTCGGTGGCGACACTGTCCGGCTCGATGATCACGCTCTTGGGGTCGACCGTCCAACGCTCCACCAAGTCCATGATGGCCTGGCTGAAGGTCGCGCTGTACAAAATGGTTTGACGTTTTTCGCGATGCGGGCACGCACGCACGATACGGCGCACGTCCGGGATAAAGCCCATGTCCAGCATGCGGTCAGCTTCGTCCAACACCAATATTTCAACATTGCGCAGGTTGACTTCATTTTGGCGCAGAAAATCAATCAACCGCCCCGGTGTCGCCACCATGATGTCGCAGGGTGCCGCTCGCAGGTCTTCGCGCTGTTTCTGGTAATCAATGCCGCCGACGATTTCTTGGACGTTAAGGTCGGTGTACTTGCAAAGCCCCTCCGCGTCTTTCGCAATTTGCATGACCAACTCGCGGGTCGGCGCCAACACCAGCGCGCGCGGTGATCCGGGCTTGCGGTTAGGGCGCGGGTCACGCAAGAAGGTGTCAATCAGGTTGACCAAAAAGGCGGCGGTTTTACCGGTACCGGTCTGGGCTTTGCCGATCATGTCGTAACCGTCCAAACACAACGGCAATGATTCAGCCTGAATCGGTGAGCAATACTCGAAACCCAGATCCTGAATGGCGCGCAACAGTGCGTGTGGCAAATCCAAGTCATGGAAACGCGTTTTATCGTCAGCCACGGCGACTTCGAATTGTTCAGGGGTCCAGGCGGTGTCGCTCACAGATGCTTCCTTAAATTAATAGGCCGATAGGTTACCAAAAATGCGGCCGTGGCGCGCGTTTAGACGCGACAAAACCGAGGGCGAAAAAAAGGCGCCCCTAAGGACGCCCATTCAAGCCGTTAACTGGGGCGGCGAGCGCTAGCGCTCAACGCATAGCGCGACGCCTTGGCCACCACCGATACACAGCGTCGCCAAACCTTTTTTGGCGTCCTGCCG is from Litorivicinus lipolyticus and encodes:
- a CDS encoding DEAD/DEAH box helicase, with the protein product MSDTAWTPEQFEVAVADDKTRFHDLDLPHALLRAIQDLGFEYCSPIQAESLPLCLDGYDMIGKAQTGTGKTAAFLVNLIDTFLRDPRPNRKPGSPRALVLAPTRELVMQIAKDAEGLCKYTDLNVQEIVGGIDYQKQREDLRAAPCDIMVATPGRLIDFLRQNEVNLRNVEILVLDEADRMLDMGFIPDVRRIVRACPHREKRQTILYSATFSQAIMDLVERWTVDPKSVIIEPDSVATDTVEQIVYITTADDKYNLLKNLILKGDLHKVMVFANRRTIVNRLATRLQKDGIEAAELSGDVPQKKRISTLENFKEGRVRVLVATDVAGRGIHIDGVGHVVNFTLPEEAEDYVHRIGRTGRAGSEGTSISFADEDDGHLIPAIEGYINRKLPSERPSEDLLG
- a CDS encoding NAD(P)H-dependent glycerol-3-phosphate dehydrogenase; the protein is MHVSVIGAGSFGTVLASVAAANQHRVSLWCHTAEQARTINTQGCNPRYHPELTLGAGILATHDLAACVAEADLVILSVPSKAMAAVCRQVAPYLPAGVGLISTTKGIQADGFLLMSEVIEAACPGYPVGVLSGPNLAAEIAQRHLTASVIASPDGSLRDLARAALSNKYLRLYSATDRISVELGGSLKNIYAIASGLAAALQVGSNTQAALITRALAEMSRLASYLGGNPMTFLGLAGVGDLMVTCTSPLSRNYRVGWLLGQGKTLVEAEAEIGQVAEGINTLELVHAKAQALDVVMPIVEGLHEVIFGQRPARQVAVKLMQAAHTSDVEFVLPRKPGP
- a CDS encoding protein adenylyltransferase SelO, coding for MPLAFDNAFARLGEGFFTRVTPTPLLNPSFGLTSARACALIGLDSGSDETLALMGAHALPQGADPVAQVYAGHQFGGFSPRLGDGRGLLIGEVNGWDLHLKGAGQTPYSRFGDGRAVVRSSVREFIGSEFMAAVSVPTSRAALLAVSDTPVQRERIERAASLLRLARTHVRLGHFEYFQTQGQLDPLAQLVDHVLTRFGIEGGANPALALFNESLSRNAGLVAQWQTLGFCHGVMNTDNTSIIGDTLDYGPFGFLDQHDPTHVCNHSDHQGRYRFENQPGVMKWNLACLAEALIPLAGVEPLRAAIGAFDDCYRSAFRDCLHARLGPVSEEALFQWLGLLELGVDHTLAYRYQAEYRGRSDGHYARLAGLFSDAQRPALDAWLATLHDCVDDFDARARALCLTNPRRVPRNWICQQIIEFGEGGDWAAAQRACDALFNPFDEADPRWDSPPPESMRHLAVSCSS